The Fodinibius salinus nucleotide sequence CAATGATTGAGCTGGCCAGCCGTGTTTTTGTTGACATGGGCTTCCACCGCAGAAATGCGACTATTGGCATTTGTATTACCGGCTTTTTACTGGGGATGCCATCTGCGATTTCAACAGATTTTTTAGCTAATCAAGACTTTGTATGGGCAGTGGGACTAATGGTATCCGGAGCTTTTATGTCTTTTGCAATCATTAAATTTAAGCCCGAGAAATTTCGAATAACCATTGTTAATAACAAGGAAAGTAAAGTTCAGCTAGGCAAATGGTGGTCCGTTATTATCAAATATGTGGTTCCTGTTGAGGTTATTTCGCTACTCATCTGGTGGATATATCTGAGCATAACTTCTTATGCTCCTGAGAGTTGGTATAATCCGCTGAGTGCTTTTTCAGTAGCTACCATCGCCGTTCAGTGGGGTATTGGCATGGCATTATGTTACTTCTACAACGATAAGATTACCGAAAAGACAATAGCTGCAGATAAAGGTTAATCCATCTTTTGCTCAATTATTTTCAAAGAATCCCTAATTTCAGAGAGAATGCTTAGAGTAGATTCATCTGCAGCAGATGACGATTGCGGCTGAGTTCTGTTGGTAACTTTATCACGTTGGTTGAGTACTAATTTTCTAAATTCGGCTGCATTTTCAATCCCGATAAGTTTAAGGTTCGCTTGTCCCTGTGCGCTTCCGCCGGCCGTTTCTACTTTCAGGATGCTCATTTCAAAATATTTAAGCAGCGGACCTTGCCGAAAGGTAAGATCCTGGATTTTGTCCAGTGGAATGGTCTTTTCCATGTGGAAAATATAGCCCCTTTCGAATTGTAGTGTCCGCTCGCTAAGATCAGCTCGTAAATAGCTGTAATACTTTTTGATGAAGAAGGGGGCAATAATAAAGTAAAATGGCAGTAACACAATGCCTACAATGGTACAAGTTAATATTATAGCCCCTGAAACAAGAAGATATGTTTTAACTTTTGGTGTGAATTTGGCCTTTTTGATAATGTTCGGTTCCGACATAATTAGGTTTGTTTAGTTGATTAATTACTCAGTTAACGCAATATATACCAATCATTATTAGCTGCAATTAAGATCATCAATTAATTTTGATTAGGTGGTTCAGCCTCAACAAATACACGTTTTACATTTGGGAAGCTTTGCTTAATCTCTTTTGTGATTTTATCGATGTCTTCTTCAATTAGTGAAGCCGTCAGTGAATCCTCAAAATCTACGCTAAGCGTAGCCAGAATGTATTCAGGCCCCATGTGTATGGTAAGTGCTTCATTTATAGCCTTAATGGCTTTATGACGTGAAGCAATATTTTTGATCCCGGATATAATTTTTGGATCTGCGCTTTCACCAATTAAAAGGCCTTTTGTTTCATAAGCCAACCACGCGGCTGTTGTCCCAAGGATGAGTCCGATACAGATAGATGCAATACCGTCGAAAATGGGATTGCCTGTCCATTGGCTAAGGCCAATGCCTGCAAGTGCTACAAATAAACCGGCCAGGGCAGCCGAGTCCTCAAAAAGAACCACAAAAGTAGTAGGGTTTTTCTCTCCGTGGACGGTTTCAAAAAACCCTTTGTCTTCTTTTACTTGGTTGAACGCTTTAAGCGCAAAGTACCAGGCGATACCTGTGGCAATAATCGCAAATCCCAATACCCCATAGTTAAGCATTACATTTTCAATGGGATGGGGATCCATAACGCTGTGAATCCCTTCATAAATGGAGACGCCCGCGCCCACAGCAAATACCATTATGGCTACAATAAAGCTCCAGAAATAAATTTCTTTACCATAACCAAACGGGTGATTTTCGTCTGCAGGTTTTTGAGCTTTTTTAATCCCCAGTAAAAGCATAAGTTGATTTCCAGTATCAACAGTCGTATGAATACCTTCAGAGAACATAGCTGAGCTGCCGGTAAGAAAGGCGGCACCAAATTTAATTAAAGCGATTATCGCGTTGGCAACAAGAGCAGCATAAATTACTTTTTTTGAAGAAGCAGCCATAGAATCAATATTGGTTAGATTAATATAAATTGGGACCAATTATAGGTAATAATAAGCAACAGCGAAACGGTAATAATGTATCTGATAAAAAAATTATATTTGGTTGTAAGTTTTTGGGGTTGGCAAACGACTAACATTATGTAAGAGACAAGGAGCTTTGATTAGGCCTATAAGACCTATATAATTTTTTTGTGAAGATTACCGAGCAGGATTTTTTCGACATTATTGAAGAGTATTACCCGACTTCGTCATTTGTGTCGCATATATCCAGATGGGATGGAAGAGCAGAAAGATATCTATCAGGTAATTATTGCTGAAGCTTGGCGTCCGCTTTCGTCATTTAATGGGGAGGCCCGCATAGGAACTTGGATATATCGTTTGGCTGTAAATACAGCTATGTCTTATAATCGTAAAAAGGAAACCAGACAAAACTATCACTCCAAGTATAAAAAAGAACAAGGAAAACCAACTTTTACACCTAAAGATCATGGACAAGATGAAATGTTGTCGAAGTTGTATCGGGCCATTGTAGGTTCAATGCATCAGAAAAAGCTACTATCACCATGTATTTGGGTGATTTTAGTTACAGAACAATTGCTTTTGTCACTGACATTACTGAAAACTACGTGGGTGTAAAGTTGAATCGT carries:
- a CDS encoding PH domain-containing protein, giving the protein MSEPNIIKKAKFTPKVKTYLLVSGAIILTCTIVGIVLLPFYFIIAPFFIKKYYSYLRADLSERTLQFERGYIFHMEKTIPLDKIQDLTFRQGPLLKYFEMSILKVETAGGSAQGQANLKLIGIENAAEFRKLVLNQRDKVTNRTQPQSSSAADESTLSILSEIRDSLKIIEQKMD
- a CDS encoding cation diffusion facilitator family transporter, translated to MAASSKKVIYAALVANAIIALIKFGAAFLTGSSAMFSEGIHTTVDTGNQLMLLLGIKKAQKPADENHPFGYGKEIYFWSFIVAIMVFAVGAGVSIYEGIHSVMDPHPIENVMLNYGVLGFAIIATGIAWYFALKAFNQVKEDKGFFETVHGEKNPTTFVVLFEDSAALAGLFVALAGIGLSQWTGNPIFDGIASICIGLILGTTAAWLAYETKGLLIGESADPKIISGIKNIASRHKAIKAINEALTIHMGPEYILATLSVDFEDSLTASLIEEDIDKITKEIKQSFPNVKRVFVEAEPPNQN
- a CDS encoding RNA polymerase sigma factor, producing the protein MCRIYPDGMEEQKDIYQVIIAEAWRPLSSFNGEARIGTWIYRLAVNTAMSYNRKKETRQNYHSKYKKEQGKPTFTPKDHGQDEMLSKLYRAIVGSMHQKKLLSPCIWVILVTEQLLLSLTLLKTTWV